One Electrophorus electricus isolate fEleEle1 chromosome 10, fEleEle1.pri, whole genome shotgun sequence genomic region harbors:
- the erfl3 gene encoding ETS domain-containing transcription factor ERF has protein sequence MKTPGESGFAFPEWAYKPESSPGSRQIQLWHFILELLRKDEYHDVIAWQGDYGEFVIKDPDEVARLWGARKCKPQMNYDKLSRALRYYYNKRILHKTKGKRFTYKFNFNKLVLVNYPFIDMGSSGVGVPQSAPPVPTGAVTHFRFPPSTPSEVLSPSSEELRSPGVFGGVGRRLARGSVSDCSDGTSVNSEVDEGGGGLGEERIPERAAERGFRGASHPRPPHDAMFRMYGGGGGLAGRRPPEVATHRVHPEPLSPFPVSPLPGAGGSALLAPPLSPALSMTPGSHLPYTPSPNLSPMPGSIFSFNPEDMQRYLQAHTQSVYNYHLSPRAFFHYPNIVVPQPHRPDKGLPAAAAADRGPTERPSVLAHRAPGHAHPHPIAAQPLPLPDEPHPSPFKFKLQPPPPGRRQQREAQGRQGSLSSGSSLSFGSELSTAGGAGLLSTSSSSGSLSSAGLPKIKVEPISDIESEEEVEVTDISDEDVDEQDEESEPLPSHSLYRHHHPHHHPHPHIFRRQSNGTVAPTVPYDDLEEDVFKAPAPPSLFGPPLPSPRGSPVVKTEPGTPPALGGPAPSHSHSPAPSPAQCIPLKLRFKRRWDQEQHTEEEDKKVRGGEERDRERGEGVGTPPHGQRKVSSELHRATAQLSLENKDC, from the exons ggttTGCCTTCCCCGAGTGGGCCTACAAGCCTGAGTCTAGTCCGGGCTCTCGGCAGATCCAGTTGTGGCACTTCATCCTGGAGCTGTTGCGTAAAGACGAGTACCACGACGTCATCGCCTGGCAGGGTGACTATGGCGAGTTCGTCATCAAGGACCCGGATGAGGTGGCACGACTATGGGGCGCACGCAAGTGCAAGCCGCAGATGAACTACGACAAGCTGAGCCGCGCCCTCAG GTATTACTACAACAAGAGGATCCTGCATAAAACTAAAGGAAAACGCTTTACCTACAAGTTCAACTTCAACAAGCTGGTTCTCGTCAACTACCCCTTCATAGACATGGGGTCATCAG gtgTGGGAGTACCCCAGAGTGCTCCCCCGGTGCCTACGGGCGCGGTGACTCATTTCCGGTTCCCCCCGTCCACCCCGTCGGAGGTGCTGTCCCCCAGCAGCGAGGAGCTGCGGAGCCCCGGCGTGTTTGGCGGTGTGGGCCGCCGTCTGGCCCGCGGCTCCGTCTCCGACTGCAGCGACGGCACCTCCGTCAACTCCGAGGTGGACGAGGGCGGTGGTGGCCTCGGCGAGGAGCGCATCCCGGAGAGGGCCGCCGAGAGGGGCTTCCGCGGAGCCTCGCACCCGCGGCCGCCCCATGACGCCATGTTTCGGATGTACGGCGGGGGCGGTGGCCTGGCGGGGCGCCGCCCGCCGGAGGTGGCCACCCACCGGGTCCACCCGGAGCCACTCTCGCCCTTCCCCGTGTCGCCGCTGCCAGGGGCCGGAGGCTCCGCCctcctggccccgcccctctcGCCGGCGCTGTCCATGACGCCGGGCTCCCACCTGCCCTACACGCCGTCGCCCAACCTGTCGCCAATGCCGGGCTCCATCTTCTCCTTCAACCCCGAGGACATGCAGCGCTACCTGCAGGCCCACACGCAGAGCGTCTACAACTACCACCTCAGCCCACGCGCCTTCTTCCACTACCCCAACATCGTGGTCCCGCAGCCTCATCGGCCTGACAAGGGCCTAcctgccgccgccgccgccgacAGGGGCCCCACCGAGCGCCCTTCCGTGCTCGCCCACCGAGCCCCTGGCCACGCCCACCCGCATCCAATCGCcgcccagcccctccccctgcccgaCGAGCCCCACCCCTCACCCTTCAAGTTCAAACTGCAGCCGCCGCCCCCAGGCCGCCGGCAGCAGCGGGAGGCGCAGGGGCGACAGGGCTCGCTCTCCTCTGGCTCCTCGCTCTCGTTCGGCAGTGAGCTGAGCACAGCCGGCGGCGCGGgactcctctccacctcctcatcCAGTGGCTCGCTCAGCAGCGCCGGACTGCCCAAGATCAAG GTGGAGCCCATCTCTGATATCGAATCAGAAGAGGAGGTTGAAGTCACTGACATCAGCGACGAAGACGTGGATGAGCAAGACGAAGAATCCGAGCCCTTACCCTCCCACAGCCTCTACCGCcatcaccacccccaccaccatcctcatcctcacatCTTCAGACGCCAGTCCAATGGCACGGTCGCCCCCACAGTCCCCTACGACGACCTGGAGGAAGACGTCTTCAAGGCCCCTGCCCCACCCTCGCTCTTCGGCCCTCCCCTGCCCTCACCTCGCGGCAGCCCCGTGGTGAAGACCGAGCCTGGCACGCCCCCGGCGCTGGGTGGCCCTGCCCCTAGCCACTCCCACAGCCCCGCCCCTAGTCCTGCCCAGTGCATCCCCCTGAAGCTGCGCTTCAAGCGGCGCTGGGACCAGGAGCAGCACACGGAGGAGGAGGACAAGAAGGTgcggggaggggaggagagagacagggagcggGGGGAGGGCGTGGGCACGCCCCCTCATGGCCAGCGCAAGGTCAGCAGTGAGCTGCACCGTGCCACCGCCCAGCTGTCTCTGGAGAACAAGGACTGCTGA